The Glycine soja cultivar W05 chromosome 6, ASM419377v2, whole genome shotgun sequence genome has a window encoding:
- the LOC114415100 gene encoding serine/threonine-protein kinase AFC3-like isoform X2, translated as MHYMHELRLIHTDLKPENILLVSSEYVKLPSYKRISSDEMQFRCLPKSSAIKLIDFGSTAYDNQNHSSIVSTRHYRAPEIILGLGWSYPCDLWSVGCILIELCSGEALFQTHENLEHLAMMERVLGPIPEHMICRSNKGAEKYFKRGSRLRWPEGAVSRESISAVKKLGHLKDIVSRNVDSSRSSLTELLHGLLTYDPTKRITARQALDHPFFRNPT; from the exons ATGCATT ATATGCATGAACTACGCCTAATCCACACTGACCTAAAGCCAGAAAATATACTTCTTGTTTCCTCTGAATATGTAAAGCTCCCTAGCTATaag AGAATTTCCTCAGATGAAATGCAATTCAGGTGCTTGCCCAAGTCTAGTGCTATTAAGCTGATTGATTTTGGTAGTACTGCATATGATAATCAGAATCATAGCTCCATTGTTTCTACAAGGCATTACAGAGCTCCCGAGATTATTCTAG GTCTAGGATGGTCATATCCATGTGATTTGTGGAGTGTTGGATGTATTCTCATCGAACTATGCTCG GGTGAAGCATTGTTTCAGACTCATGAAAACTTGGAGCACCTGGCAATGATGGAAAGAGTTTTGGGACCTATTCCAGAGCATATGATTTGCAGGTCTAA CAAGGGTgcagaaaaatatttcaagcGAGGATCGCGACTAAGATGGCCTGAAGGAGCTGTTTCAAGGGAGAGCATTAGTGCAGTGAAGAAGCTTGGTCATCTTAAG GATATTGTATCACGAAATGTGGACTCTTCAAGGTCCTCCTTGACTGAATTGTTACATGGCTTATTAACATATGATCCTACCAAACGCATTACAGCTCGCCAAGCCCTCGATCATCCCTTCTTTAGGAATCCTACTTAG
- the LOC114415100 gene encoding serine/threonine-protein kinase AFC3-like isoform X1, with the protein MVSVEKIHIERERTRKRPRLAWDVAPPSASEAQRALPVPGDEGFERKHVSPPKRDDDREGHYVFNLGENLTPRYKILGKMGEGTFGRVLECWDRQTREYVAIKVVRSIRKYRDAAMLEIDVLQQLAKNDRGSSRCVQIRNWFDYRNHICIVFEKLGPSLFDFLKRNKYCPFPVDLVREFGRQLLESVAYMHELRLIHTDLKPENILLVSSEYVKLPSYKRISSDEMQFRCLPKSSAIKLIDFGSTAYDNQNHSSIVSTRHYRAPEIILGLGWSYPCDLWSVGCILIELCSGEALFQTHENLEHLAMMERVLGPIPEHMICRSNKGAEKYFKRGSRLRWPEGAVSRESISAVKKLGHLKDIVSRNVDSSRSSLTELLHGLLTYDPTKRITARQALDHPFFRNPT; encoded by the exons ATGGTATCTGTCGAAAAAATTCACATCGAAAGGGAACGAACACGGAAACGCCCTCGTCTCGCGTGGGACGTAGCTCCTCCCTCCGCGTCTGAG GCACAACGGGCTCTGCCGGTGCCCGGTGATGAAGGTTTCGAAAGAAAGCATGTTTCGCCTCCGAAAAGGGACGACGATCGAGAGGGCCATTATGTCTTCAATCTTGGCGAAAATCTCACTCCTAGAT ATAAAATCCTCGGCAAGATGGGTGAAG GCACATTTGGTCGGGTTTTGGAATGTTGGGACCGTCAAACCAGAGAATATGTGGCTATCAAGGTAGTTAGAAGCATACGGAAATATCGGGATGCAGCAATGCTCGAGATTGATGTGCTTCAACAACTAGCGAAGAATGATAGAGGAAGCTCGCG ATGCGTGCAGATCAGAAATTGGTTTGATTACCGAAATCACATATGCATT GTCTTTGAGAAGCTTGGACCAAGCttatttgattttctaaagAGAAATAAATACTGCCCATTCCCTGTGGATCTTGTTCGGGAATTTGGACGTCAGCTTTTGGAATCTGTAGCAT ATATGCATGAACTACGCCTAATCCACACTGACCTAAAGCCAGAAAATATACTTCTTGTTTCCTCTGAATATGTAAAGCTCCCTAGCTATaag AGAATTTCCTCAGATGAAATGCAATTCAGGTGCTTGCCCAAGTCTAGTGCTATTAAGCTGATTGATTTTGGTAGTACTGCATATGATAATCAGAATCATAGCTCCATTGTTTCTACAAGGCATTACAGAGCTCCCGAGATTATTCTAG GTCTAGGATGGTCATATCCATGTGATTTGTGGAGTGTTGGATGTATTCTCATCGAACTATGCTCG GGTGAAGCATTGTTTCAGACTCATGAAAACTTGGAGCACCTGGCAATGATGGAAAGAGTTTTGGGACCTATTCCAGAGCATATGATTTGCAGGTCTAA CAAGGGTgcagaaaaatatttcaagcGAGGATCGCGACTAAGATGGCCTGAAGGAGCTGTTTCAAGGGAGAGCATTAGTGCAGTGAAGAAGCTTGGTCATCTTAAG GATATTGTATCACGAAATGTGGACTCTTCAAGGTCCTCCTTGACTGAATTGTTACATGGCTTATTAACATATGATCCTACCAAACGCATTACAGCTCGCCAAGCCCTCGATCATCCCTTCTTTAGGAATCCTACTTAG
- the LOC114415101 gene encoding glycine-rich cell wall structural protein-like, which produces MKVHSNGIVVVFALCIVLASGSLVAKVKDDKHLIHPPHFLGPGIIKRGFERGGLGFGAGGGLGGGVGGGIGAGGGLGGGAGGGLGVGGGIGGGAGVGGGIGGGAGGGLGSGGGLGHGVGVGIGGGAGGGLGGGGGLGHGVGAGIGGGAGGGLGGGGGLGHGVGAGIGGGAGGGLGGGGGPGHGVGAGIGGGAGGGLGGGGGLGHGVGAGIGGGAGGGLGGGGGLGHGVGAGIGGGAGGGLGGGGGLGHGVGAGIAGGGGLGHGIGGGIGGGAGGGGGLGNGDGGGIGGGAGGGGGLGHGVGGGIGGGGGIGGGGGIGGGAGGGGGIGGGGGAGLGGGAGGGGGFGGGGGVGGGVGGGGGFGAGGGDGIGGGGFGGGGGGGFGGGGGFGASGGFGGGGGAGFGGGVGGGH; this is translated from the coding sequence aTGAAGGTTCATTCTAATGGCATTGTGGTTGTgtttgccttgtgcattgtacTTGCCAGTGGCTCGTTGGTAGCAAAGGTTAAGGATGACAAGCATTTGATTCATCCACCACATTTCTTAGGGCCTGGGATTATCAAGAGAGGCTTTGAGCGTGGTGGACTTGGCTTCGGTGCTGGTGGAGGCCTTGGAGGCGGTGTAGGTGGTGGCATTGGCGCGGGTGGTGGTTTAGGAGGTGGTGCCGGTGGTGGTCTAGGAGTTGGAGGCGGCATTGGTGGAGGAGCCGGTGTTGGTGGCGGCATTGGAGGTGGAGCTGGTGGTGGTTTAGGAAGTGGAGGTGGGCTAGGTCATGGTGTTGGTGTTGGCATTGGTGGTGGAGCTGGTGGTGGTTTAGGAGGTGGAGGTGGGCTAGGTCATGGTGTTGGTGCTGGCATTGGCGGTGGAGCTGGTGGTGGTTTAGGAGGTGGAGGTGGGCTAGGTCATGGTGTTGGTGCTGGCATTGGTGGTGGAGCTGGTGGTGGTTTAGGAGGTGGAGGTGGGCCAGGTCATGGTGTTGGTGCTGGCATTGGCGGTGGAGCTGGTGGTGGTTTAGGAGGTGGAGGTGGGCTAGGTCATGGTGTTGGTGCTGGCATTGGCGGTGGAGCTGGTGGTGGTTTAGGAGGTGGAGGTGGGCTAGGTCACGGTGTTGGTGCTGGCATTGGCGGTGGAGCTGGTGGTGGTTTAGGAGGTGGAGGTGGGCTAGGTCACGGTGTTGGTGCTGGTATTGCCGGTGGAGGTGGACTGGGTCACGGTATAGGTGGCGGCATTGGAGGTGGAGCGGGTGGTGGTGGTGGGCTAGGTAATGGAGACGGTGGTGGCATTGGCGGTGGAgcgggtggtggtggtggtctAGGTCATGGTGTTGGTGGTGgcattggtggtggtggtggcattggtggtggtggtggcattGGTGGGGGtgcaggtggtggtggtggcattggaggaggaggaggagcggGACTCGGTGGTGGTGCAGGTGGAGGAGGTGgatttggtggtggtggtggagttGGAGGTGGTGTAGGGGGCGGAGGAGGGTTTGGAGCTGGTGGTGGAGATGGAATAGGAGGAGGAGGATTTGGCGGTGGTGGAGGAGGTGGATTTGGTGGAGGTGGTGGCTTTGGAGCTAGTGGTGGTTTTGGTGGTGGCGGTGGTGCTGGATTTGGTGGCGGAGTTGGTGGTGGCCACTAG